In Mycobacterium sp. JS623, one genomic interval encodes:
- a CDS encoding NAD(P)/FAD-dependent oxidoreductase produces MSDIVVLGSGFAGLWAALGAARRLDELGATGVEITVLSSQPYHDIRVRNYEADLTPCRIPLSDVLDPAGVRHITGDVTAIDPASRTVRSSAGTHTYDRLVVALGSQVVKPGIPGLHEFGFDVDTYDGATRLQRHLAALPAGAATTSASTVVVVGAGLTGIETACELPARLAALFPDATPRVVLVDRNPHVGSDMGSSARPVIEAALDTLGVQTRLGVGVTAVDADAVTLSSGDVLSASTVVWCAGMRANPLTADLGAPRDRLGRLPVDDYLRVIGVADVFAAGDVASARMDDAHLSVMSCQHGRPMGRFAGYNVVSDLLDEPMLSLRIPWYVTVLDLGPAGAVYTEGWDRQVVAGGAEAKATKMTINGQRIYPPLNRDREALLAAAAPALQSQPGADG; encoded by the coding sequence GTGAGCGACATTGTCGTGCTCGGTTCGGGTTTTGCCGGATTGTGGGCGGCGCTCGGCGCGGCAAGGCGGCTCGACGAGCTCGGTGCCACCGGCGTCGAAATCACCGTGCTGAGTTCGCAGCCTTACCACGACATCCGGGTGCGCAACTACGAGGCCGACCTGACGCCGTGCCGAATACCGCTGAGCGATGTGCTCGACCCTGCTGGAGTCCGGCACATCACCGGGGACGTGACGGCGATCGACCCCGCATCGCGCACGGTGAGGAGTTCTGCCGGCACGCACACCTACGACCGCCTCGTGGTCGCGCTTGGCAGTCAGGTGGTGAAGCCCGGCATCCCCGGTCTGCACGAATTCGGATTCGACGTCGACACCTACGACGGCGCGACGCGGCTGCAACGACACCTGGCCGCGCTGCCCGCTGGCGCCGCAACGACTTCCGCGAGCACTGTCGTGGTCGTCGGAGCTGGCTTGACGGGCATTGAGACCGCCTGCGAGTTGCCTGCCCGGCTGGCGGCGCTGTTCCCCGACGCCACGCCGCGAGTCGTCCTCGTCGACCGCAACCCGCACGTCGGCTCGGACATGGGCTCGTCGGCCCGACCGGTGATCGAGGCCGCGCTCGACACGCTCGGGGTGCAGACCCGGCTCGGGGTCGGTGTCACCGCGGTTGATGCCGACGCGGTGACGCTGTCGAGCGGCGACGTGCTGTCCGCTTCGACCGTGGTGTGGTGCGCGGGCATGCGGGCCAACCCGTTGACCGCGGACTTGGGTGCGCCACGTGATCGGCTCGGCCGCCTTCCGGTCGATGACTACCTACGGGTCATCGGTGTGGCTGACGTGTTCGCCGCCGGCGACGTGGCGTCCGCCAGGATGGACGACGCGCATTTGTCGGTGATGTCGTGCCAGCACGGCAGGCCGATGGGCAGGTTCGCCGGCTACAACGTCGTCAGCGACCTGCTCGACGAGCCGATGCTTTCGCTCCGAATTCCTTGGTATGTCACGGTTTTGGATCTTGGGCCGGCAGGTGCTGTCTACACCGAGGGCTGGGATCGCCAGGTGGTCGCCGGCGGTGCCGAAGCCAAGGCCACCAAGATGACCATCAACGGCCAGCGGATCTACCCGCCGCTCAATCGAGACCGCGAAGCGCTTCTGGCCGCGGCGGCACCGGCGTTGCAAAGTCAGCCGGGCGCCGACGGCTAG